TGATTGCCAGTGACGGCGATGAACTCCACCTGATCGCGTACGGCGCGATTACGACGCCCGCCGATTGGCACATGCCGCGGCGTTTGCAACACATCTATCGCGAACTCACCACGCTCATCGCCAAGCATCAGCCGACGGACGCCGTTGTCGAAAAATTATTTTTCAGTAAGAATGTACGCACCGCGCTGTCTGTCGGTCAGGCACGCGGTGTCGCTTTGCTTGCCGCCGCGCAAGCGAACATCATGCCGCACGAGTACACGCCGCTCGAAATCAAACAAGCGGTCGT
This genomic window from Chloroflexota bacterium contains:
- the ruvC gene encoding crossover junction endodeoxyribonuclease RuvC; this translates as MIILGVDPGTAITGYGLIASDGDELHLIAYGAITTPADWHMPRRLQHIYRELTTLIAKHQPTDAVVEKLFFSKNVRTALSVGQARGVALLAAAQANIMPHEYTPLEIKQAVVGYGRADKAQVQQMVRLLLQLDHVPQPDDAADALAVAICHAHRARFERLTQE